In Rhodoferax koreense, a genomic segment contains:
- a CDS encoding NAD(P)-dependent oxidoreductase, whose protein sequence is MSTILVSSDALAPQALELLKEYALVFTGKNPQEEHIVALCREHNPVAMIVRYGKIGAAAMDAAPAMKVLSKHGSGTDNIDKAAAKERGIDVVAAAGANAAAVAEQALALLMACAKSVSRVDARMHAGHWDKAGHMSVELDGLTVGVVGLGAIGQRFARMAHGLGMRVLGFDPYAQSLPDYITTTDMPNLLREADVISLHCPLTDENRHMLNDATLATCKPGVIVVNTARGGLIDEAALLAAVQSGQVMGAGLDSFAVEPMQPGHPFQGQPGIVLSPHIGAVTNGAYVNMGVFAARNALASLARRAVTA, encoded by the coding sequence GTGAGCACCATCCTCGTGAGCAGCGACGCGCTGGCGCCCCAGGCGCTGGAATTGCTCAAGGAGTATGCACTGGTCTTCACCGGCAAGAACCCGCAGGAAGAACACATCGTCGCGCTCTGCCGTGAACACAACCCTGTGGCCATGATCGTGCGCTACGGCAAGATCGGCGCAGCAGCGATGGACGCGGCGCCGGCCATGAAGGTGCTGTCCAAACACGGCAGCGGCACCGACAACATCGACAAGGCCGCGGCCAAAGAGCGCGGGATCGATGTCGTCGCCGCCGCTGGCGCTAATGCAGCGGCCGTGGCCGAGCAAGCCCTGGCCTTGCTCATGGCCTGCGCTAAGTCGGTCAGCCGCGTCGACGCGCGCATGCACGCGGGCCATTGGGACAAGGCCGGCCACATGAGCGTGGAGTTGGACGGACTGACGGTGGGGGTGGTCGGCCTGGGGGCCATCGGCCAGCGCTTCGCGCGCATGGCCCATGGCCTGGGCATGCGGGTGCTGGGTTTCGACCCCTACGCCCAGAGCCTGCCCGACTACATCACCACCACGGACATGCCGAACCTGTTGCGCGAGGCCGATGTCATTTCTCTGCATTGCCCGCTCACCGACGAGAACCGGCACATGCTCAACGACGCCACGCTGGCCACCTGCAAACCCGGCGTCATCGTGGTCAATACGGCGCGTGGTGGCTTGATCGATGAAGCGGCCCTCCTGGCTGCGGTGCAGTCGGGCCAGGTCATGGGCGCCGGCTTGGACAGCTTCGCAGTGGAGCCGATGCAACCCGGACACCCTTTCCAGGGTCAGCCCGGCATCGTGCTGAGCCCCCACATCGGCGCGGTGACCAACGGGGCGTACGTCAACATGGGTGTCTTCGCGGCACGCAACGCACTGGCGAGCCTGGCGCGCCGAGCGGTCACTGCGTGA
- a CDS encoding RraA family protein: MSTLPDIIRDFERVPAHIVQQAAEFQPAILADVAGRRGGLDGRIRALRPRMKLAGTALTVEVRPGDNLMIHAAISLAKPGDVLVIDGKGDLSAALMGTIMMTACKQLGIAGVVIDGAARDSLEIHEMDYPVFCAGTNPNGPTKLVPGRIGHPVSVGGVTVHSGDFVIGDADGVVVVERDKIEGLLPMAKKKVRDEAARIAAIKTGDTAAKWLDSALRAAGALKEGETL, translated from the coding sequence ATGTCCACACTGCCCGACATCATCCGTGACTTCGAACGCGTTCCCGCACACATCGTGCAGCAGGCCGCCGAGTTCCAGCCGGCCATCCTGGCCGACGTGGCCGGCCGTCGCGGAGGCCTGGACGGCCGCATCCGGGCCCTGCGGCCGCGCATGAAGCTGGCCGGCACGGCGCTGACTGTGGAAGTGCGCCCTGGCGACAACCTCATGATCCACGCCGCCATCTCGCTGGCCAAGCCCGGCGACGTGCTGGTCATCGATGGCAAGGGCGATCTCAGCGCCGCACTGATGGGCACCATCATGATGACTGCTTGCAAGCAGTTGGGCATTGCAGGGGTGGTAATCGACGGGGCCGCGCGAGATAGTCTGGAGATCCACGAAATGGACTACCCGGTATTCTGCGCCGGCACGAATCCCAACGGCCCCACGAAGCTGGTGCCCGGCCGCATCGGTCATCCGGTGTCGGTCGGTGGCGTTACCGTGCACTCAGGCGATTTCGTCATCGGCGATGCCGACGGCGTCGTCGTCGTCGAACGCGACAAGATCGAAGGCCTGTTGCCCATGGCGAAAAAGAAGGTGCGCGACGAGGCGGCTCGCATCGCTGCCATCAAGACCGGCGACACCGCCGCCAAATGGCTGGACTCGGCTTTGCGCGCTGCGGGCGCTCTCAAGGAAGGGGAAACACTGTGA
- a CDS encoding tripartite tricarboxylate transporter substrate binding protein, whose product MRLPTVRGAATMAALLVVGAAAACSASAQGAYPSRAIRLVVPFPAGGAPDMIAREVANKVTTQQGWTIIIDNKPGSGGNLGVDAAAKAKADGYTLVLGQTSNLAINPSLYAKMPYDVEKDLTPVGLVASAPLVLAVSNTSPYKTLADIVAAAKAKPEFLNFASSGNGTVAHLAMEQLQKIASVRFTHVPYKGAAQGITDLIGGQVQMYISSVPTLIGHIKNGKMRGVVVTSVKRSPDMPEVPTVAESGFKGFEAVTWFGIAGPAGLPKDIVGTLNAAFNKALQAPDVRQKLAEQGSEVLGGTPEHFATLIRTETTRWAAVVKESGAKID is encoded by the coding sequence ATGAGATTGCCCACCGTGCGTGGCGCTGCGACCATGGCAGCCCTGCTTGTTGTCGGCGCAGCCGCAGCCTGTTCGGCCAGCGCACAAGGCGCCTATCCATCCCGCGCGATCCGACTCGTGGTGCCGTTTCCGGCAGGCGGCGCACCGGACATGATCGCGCGCGAGGTTGCCAACAAGGTGACCACGCAGCAGGGCTGGACCATCATCATCGACAACAAGCCGGGCTCCGGTGGCAACCTGGGTGTCGATGCTGCTGCGAAGGCTAAGGCGGACGGCTACACCCTGGTTCTAGGGCAAACAAGCAACCTGGCCATCAACCCGAGCCTTTACGCCAAGATGCCATACGACGTGGAAAAGGATCTCACACCGGTCGGCTTGGTGGCCAGTGCGCCGCTGGTGCTCGCCGTGTCGAACACCTCGCCCTACAAGACGCTCGCCGACATCGTGGCCGCGGCCAAGGCGAAGCCCGAGTTCCTCAACTTCGCCAGCTCCGGCAACGGCACGGTCGCGCACCTTGCCATGGAACAACTGCAGAAGATCGCCAGTGTGCGTTTTACGCATGTGCCCTACAAAGGCGCCGCACAGGGGATCACGGATCTGATCGGCGGACAAGTCCAGATGTACATCTCGTCCGTGCCGACCCTCATCGGCCACATCAAGAACGGAAAGATGCGCGGCGTCGTGGTTACCTCGGTCAAGCGTTCGCCGGACATGCCCGAAGTCCCCACCGTGGCCGAGTCGGGCTTCAAAGGTTTCGAGGCCGTCACGTGGTTCGGCATCGCCGGCCCGGCCGGTCTGCCGAAGGACATCGTTGGCACCCTGAACGCCGCCTTCAACAAGGCGCTGCAGGCACCCGATGTCCGCCAGAAACTAGCCGAGCAGGGCAGCGAGGTGTTGGGCGGCACACCCGAGCACTTCGCGACCCTTATTCGCACCGAGACCACACGCTGGGCGGCGGTCGTCAAGGAATCCGGCGCCAAGATCGACTGA
- a CDS encoding LysR substrate-binding domain-containing protein, which produces MDLRDLHYFEVIAELEHIGRATERLHRSQPALTGAVRRLEETYGANLIERTGRGIRLTAAGKTLLKWAQRARLDLENAHREIRDLSQGMTGEVKLGIVPTAAQFLLPPAARTLLREAPGVKLKTTVALGDVLRPKLTSGDIDLMVGTESFDDQELSSQLLAEDQIVVAAAASHPLFERPALTLRDLVGYPWVLQPPGAPIRDWLDQTFDRHHLPRPEVQVESTMLLMLPTLIEETGLLSFISRLHLRAGSSGAQLREVVVRGATMRRRMVVSSRRDGYLSPAADRLVALLATQARRHPS; this is translated from the coding sequence GTGGATTTACGCGACCTTCACTATTTCGAGGTAATTGCCGAGCTTGAACATATTGGCCGTGCTACTGAGCGTTTGCATCGCTCGCAGCCCGCGCTCACCGGCGCAGTTCGTCGCTTGGAAGAGACGTACGGCGCCAACCTCATTGAGCGCACTGGCCGCGGCATCAGGCTGACGGCCGCTGGTAAGACTTTGCTCAAGTGGGCACAGCGCGCGAGGTTGGACCTCGAAAACGCCCACCGCGAGATTCGCGATCTTAGTCAGGGCATGACCGGCGAGGTCAAGCTGGGCATCGTGCCAACAGCGGCCCAATTTCTACTCCCACCAGCAGCCCGGACTCTGCTCAGAGAAGCACCTGGCGTGAAGCTGAAGACAACAGTGGCGCTTGGAGACGTGCTACGGCCAAAGTTGACGAGTGGGGACATCGACCTGATGGTGGGCACCGAAAGCTTCGACGATCAGGAACTGAGCTCCCAATTGCTTGCAGAAGACCAGATCGTTGTTGCCGCTGCGGCGTCCCACCCTCTTTTCGAGCGGCCGGCGCTCACGCTACGCGACTTGGTCGGCTACCCCTGGGTGTTGCAGCCACCGGGTGCCCCCATCCGGGACTGGCTGGACCAGACATTCGACCGTCATCACCTGCCGCGTCCCGAAGTCCAGGTGGAAAGCACCATGCTGCTGATGCTTCCCACCTTGATCGAGGAAACCGGCTTGCTGAGCTTCATCTCCCGCCTCCATCTGCGGGCGGGCAGCAGCGGCGCCCAGTTGCGCGAAGTGGTGGTGCGCGGAGCGACCATGCGACGGCGGATGGTGGTCAGCTCGAGAAGAGACGGCTATCTTTCTCCTGCTGCTGATCGTCTTGTGGCATTGCTCGCAACCCAAGCGAGGCGCCACCCTTCCTGA
- a CDS encoding IS3 family transposase, translating to MQPYRAMLTRRGVKQSMSRKCNCFDNSAIESFLGALKVEYFHLERPASIDALEAGVHDHVHYYNHERIKLGLQGLSPVEYRLRSTA from the coding sequence ATGCAGCCCTACCGTGCGATGCTCACGCGACGCGGAGTCAAGCAAAGCATGAGCCGCAAATGCAACTGCTTCGACAACTCGGCAATTGAGAGCTTTCTTGGCGCCCTGAAGGTCGAGTATTTTCATCTCGAAAGGCCCGCCAGCATTGATGCGCTTGAAGCGGGCGTGCATGATCACGTCCACTACTACAACCACGAGCGCATCAAGCTCGGGCTGCAAGGGCTCAGCCCGGTGGAGTACCGGTTGAGAAGCACCGCCTGA
- a CDS encoding PEP-CTERM sorting domain-containing protein, which produces MRKLLFSAIFAVGAGLAGGAQAYQVSYNYTNTNVPGGDQSGKTSPFLTAANVAVPGSGIFIETFGARNGGGNAQGCGLDTPAGLVSLSGGSYAFRSGTVAGVAAAPAGDSTCYAYGPSQGGSLPDVVNVNYSGLLSQLGAGASLNYLGLYYGSIDTYNDLLFYNAQGGLIATVTGASLIDQFKGTSGNQQADSSNIYVNLFFEPGEQFTSFSFRTTGIAFEMDNVSVGFNVAPPSQVPEPGSLALLGLGIAAIGLTRRRKRSV; this is translated from the coding sequence ATGAGGAAACTTCTGTTCAGCGCCATTTTTGCCGTCGGGGCGGGGCTTGCCGGAGGGGCGCAGGCCTACCAGGTGAGTTACAACTACACCAACACCAATGTGCCCGGTGGCGACCAGTCCGGCAAGACCAGCCCGTTCCTGACCGCCGCCAACGTGGCGGTTCCGGGCTCAGGCATCTTCATCGAGACGTTCGGCGCGCGCAACGGCGGCGGCAATGCGCAAGGCTGCGGGCTGGATACGCCGGCCGGGCTGGTGAGCCTGAGCGGCGGCAGCTACGCCTTCAGGTCGGGCACGGTCGCAGGCGTGGCCGCGGCGCCGGCGGGGGACTCAACCTGTTATGCCTATGGCCCTTCGCAGGGCGGCAGCTTGCCCGATGTCGTGAACGTCAATTACAGCGGGCTGTTGAGCCAATTGGGCGCCGGGGCGAGCCTGAACTACCTCGGTCTCTATTACGGCTCCATCGACACCTACAACGACCTGCTGTTTTACAACGCGCAAGGCGGGCTGATCGCGACCGTTACCGGCGCCAGCCTGATCGATCAGTTCAAGGGCACCTCGGGCAACCAGCAGGCCGACTCGTCCAACATCTATGTGAACCTGTTCTTCGAACCGGGCGAGCAGTTCACCAGTTTCTCGTTCCGCACCACCGGCATCGCCTTCGAGATGGACAACGTGTCTGTCGGCTTCAACGTGGCGCCGCCGAGCCAGGTGCCCGAGCCTGGCTCGCTGGCCTTGCTGGGCCTGGGCATCGCGGCCATCGGTCTGACGCGCCGCCGCAAACGCTCCGTCTAA
- a CDS encoding acetamidase/formamidase family protein gives MATHHELHSSPDTVHWGFFDAALPPVLTVASGDRVTLHCVSGAPEDMPGPPFEVLPELRAIHDRIKPRMRGHILTGPVAVQGAMPGDMLEVRVIDVALRQDWGYNVQRPLLGTLPEDFPQLRRMHIPIDRQRRIATMPWGTELPLAPFFGIMGVAPPAHYGAQSSIEPREYGGNIDLKEMVPGTTLLLPVWAEGALFSAGDGHGMQGDGEVCLTALETSLSGTFEFVLHKHAGLRFPRALTPTHYIAMGLDADLDDAARQALREMIRWIGELTGLPAPDAYTLCSLACDLRVTQLVDGNKGIHAMLPRAALPGARPYPPEPGLQT, from the coding sequence ATGGCCACCCATCACGAACTTCATTCCTCCCCCGATACCGTGCATTGGGGATTCTTCGATGCGGCATTGCCACCCGTGCTCACGGTCGCCTCCGGCGACAGGGTCACGTTGCACTGCGTCTCCGGCGCTCCGGAAGACATGCCGGGTCCACCGTTCGAGGTGCTGCCCGAATTACGCGCCATCCACGACCGCATCAAGCCGCGCATGCGCGGCCACATCCTCACCGGGCCGGTGGCGGTGCAGGGCGCCATGCCGGGCGACATGCTCGAAGTGCGGGTGATCGACGTCGCCCTGCGCCAGGACTGGGGCTACAACGTCCAGCGCCCGCTGCTGGGCACCCTGCCGGAAGACTTCCCGCAACTGCGCCGCATGCACATCCCGATCGACCGGCAGCGCCGCATCGCCACCATGCCCTGGGGCACCGAGCTACCGCTGGCGCCGTTCTTCGGCATCATGGGCGTGGCGCCGCCGGCCCACTATGGCGCGCAGAGTTCGATCGAGCCGCGCGAATACGGCGGCAACATCGACCTCAAGGAAATGGTGCCGGGCACCACGCTGCTGCTGCCCGTGTGGGCCGAAGGCGCGCTGTTTTCCGCGGGCGATGGTCACGGCATGCAGGGGGATGGCGAGGTGTGCCTCACGGCGCTGGAGACCAGCCTGTCGGGCACCTTCGAGTTCGTGCTCCACAAGCACGCCGGCCTGCGTTTCCCGCGTGCGCTCACGCCCACGCACTACATCGCCATGGGCCTGGATGCCGACCTGGACGACGCCGCCCGGCAGGCGCTGCGCGAGATGATCCGCTGGATCGGCGAACTCACCGGCCTGCCCGCGCCCGACGCCTACACGCTGTGCAGCCTGGCCTGTGACCTGCGCGTGACGCAACTCGTCGACGGCAACAAGGGCATCCACGCGATGCTGCCGCGCGCGGCGTTGCCAGGGGCGCGGCCTTATCCGCCCGAACCTGGCCTTCAGACGTAG
- a CDS encoding UBP-type zinc finger domain-containing protein → MSKHCTHTDSIAHVVPGTLGCAECLKLGSIWVHLRLCRTCGHVGCCDDSPHRHARAHFHETGHPIIEGYDPPEGWGWCFVDKVEVDLGDTTPQNGPIPRYV, encoded by the coding sequence ATGAGCAAACACTGCACCCATACCGACAGCATTGCCCACGTGGTGCCGGGCACGCTGGGCTGTGCCGAATGCCTGAAGCTGGGCAGCATCTGGGTCCACCTGCGCCTGTGCCGCACCTGTGGCCACGTCGGCTGCTGCGACGATTCTCCGCACCGCCACGCCCGCGCGCATTTTCACGAGACCGGGCATCCGATCATCGAGGGCTACGATCCGCCCGAAGGCTGGGGCTGGTGTTTCGTCGACAAGGTCGAGGTCGATCTCGGCGACACCACGCCGCAGAACGGCCCGATCCCCCGCTACGTCTGA
- a CDS encoding DODA-type extradiol aromatic ring-opening family dioxygenase, giving the protein MQAMTRPSTDSYADSATRFPVYFVSHGGGPWPWVDGMREQFARTEQAFRQMPQRFPAKPKAVLVITGHWEAEAFTVSTAEHPSMEYDYYGFPEHTYRIQYRAPGAPALAARVRELLGAAGMESAEDPRRGFDHGTFVPMALMYPEADIPVVMLSMKSSYDPAEHIRLGQALVPLRDEGVLIIGSGLTYHNMRGFGRPTSTPVASAFEAYLNDAITAPTAAVRNERLVHWEAAPGARLAHPQEDHLIPLMVVAGAAGDDVGRRLFVDQAMNVAMASYEFGTVAEPSE; this is encoded by the coding sequence ATGCAAGCCATGACCCGCCCATCCACCGACTCCTACGCCGACTCAGCCACCCGATTCCCGGTCTATTTCGTTTCGCACGGCGGAGGCCCCTGGCCCTGGGTCGACGGCATGCGCGAGCAGTTCGCCAGGACGGAGCAGGCGTTCCGCCAGATGCCACAGCGCTTCCCGGCCAAGCCGAAGGCCGTGCTGGTGATCACGGGGCACTGGGAGGCGGAGGCCTTCACCGTGTCTACCGCCGAACACCCGTCGATGGAATACGACTACTACGGCTTTCCAGAACACACCTACCGGATCCAGTACCGTGCCCCAGGCGCTCCCGCACTCGCCGCCCGTGTGCGTGAACTGCTCGGCGCGGCCGGCATGGAGAGCGCAGAAGACCCACGCCGCGGCTTCGACCACGGCACCTTCGTGCCGATGGCGCTGATGTACCCCGAGGCCGACATCCCGGTGGTCATGCTGTCGATGAAGTCCAGCTACGACCCGGCCGAGCACATCCGGCTCGGCCAGGCCCTCGTGCCGCTGCGCGACGAAGGCGTGTTGATCATCGGCAGCGGGCTCACCTACCACAACATGCGGGGTTTCGGCCGTCCCACGTCGACGCCCGTGGCCAGCGCCTTCGAGGCCTATCTCAACGACGCGATCACCGCGCCGACGGCTGCCGTGCGCAACGAGCGGCTGGTGCATTGGGAGGCAGCGCCCGGCGCGCGGCTCGCCCATCCGCAGGAAGACCATCTGATTCCGTTGATGGTGGTGGCCGGCGCGGCGGGAGACGATGTGGGCCGCCGTCTCTTCGTCGACCAGGCCATGAACGTGGCGATGGCTTCGTATGAGTTCGGTACCGTGGCCGAGCCGTCGGAGTGA
- a CDS encoding DUF4148 domain-containing protein, with product MNSSKKRLSSALIAVAALTAVSAFAESNDAYPVQPKTQSTLTRAQVEADAAKAEKSGGVLKNDDSYPKAQKSTGPGKTRAQVKAELKKAEAAGQTPEINNNNYPAATK from the coding sequence ATGAACAGCTCGAAGAAACGCCTGTCTTCCGCCTTGATCGCCGTAGCGGCCCTGACCGCTGTCAGCGCCTTTGCGGAATCGAACGACGCCTACCCCGTGCAGCCCAAGACCCAGAGCACCCTCACGCGTGCGCAGGTCGAGGCCGACGCCGCGAAGGCCGAAAAGAGCGGTGGCGTTCTCAAGAACGACGACAGCTATCCCAAGGCCCAGAAATCCACCGGTCCCGGCAAGACCCGCGCCCAGGTCAAGGCGGAATTGAAGAAGGCCGAGGCGGCAGGCCAGACGCCCGAAATCAATAACAACAACTACCCCGCCGCCACCAAGTAA
- a CDS encoding DUF4148 domain-containing protein, with product MNTSTKILSSALIAIASLSAASAFAGDNDYPGVQTSTVSNTTRAQVRAELMQARRDGTLIQADDNYPADQAAQTVGGKTREQVKAELRDAQSQGNYSARVADSYPA from the coding sequence ATGAACACTTCGACCAAGATTCTTTCGTCGGCCCTGATCGCCATTGCTTCCTTGTCTGCCGCCAGCGCATTCGCGGGCGACAACGACTATCCCGGTGTCCAGACCAGCACCGTGAGCAACACGACCCGCGCCCAGGTCCGCGCGGAACTGATGCAAGCGCGTCGCGACGGTACGCTGATCCAGGCGGACGACAACTACCCGGCCGACCAGGCGGCCCAGACCGTCGGTGGCAAGACCCGTGAGCAGGTCAAGGCCGAATTGCGCGACGCGCAATCGCAAGGCAACTACTCCGCACGTGTGGCCGACAGCTATCCCGCCTGA
- a CDS encoding RecQ family ATP-dependent DNA helicase — MRLIDTDTAVQAEAAIGGKPSTLERKASATPAQRDRRIRDALRRGFGLQRMRTGQREVIERVLDGRHTLAVMPTGAGKSLCYQLPALLLPGKTVVVSPLIALMKDQCETLCERGIQAVQVNSAIDAETLHAAERAIADGTARIVLTTPERLADAAFMALLQRQPTSLLAVDEAHCISQWGHDFRPAFLDIAPAFRKLGKPTVLALTATATDAVTADIRTQLGIAASGVINTGAYRANLHYRVEQVAREEDKLARVLALVAGAEGSGLVYTATVKAAEAVHAALVAAGASALIYHGKLPAADRHAAQEAFMDGRVRVMVATNAFGLGIDKPDIRFVLHYQMPAGLDAYYQESGRAGRDGLDADCTLLFLRSDKAVQQFFMGGRYPGEDDVRALYGALQGTPPDAQDGWSLAQLQHKLRRPLNKLRVATSLLRRQRIAAVDTGGHVYLLKKHLDDAGLLALMTAYRGKRELDQDALEGMVFYAQTGQCRWRVLLAHLQGREDAEDCGGCDNCRRIAEARAGLQAQLAERAVETVQTLATGPVFKPDDAVKVKRYGRGRVVAADASTVTVAFEEGPQRAFHPDYVSPVRPASARSRRNTTKL, encoded by the coding sequence GTGCGACTGATCGATACCGATACCGCGGTCCAGGCCGAAGCCGCCATCGGCGGCAAGCCATCCACTCTTGAACGCAAGGCCTCTGCGACGCCTGCTCAGCGAGACAGGCGCATCCGCGATGCCCTGCGGCGGGGCTTCGGCCTGCAGCGGATGCGCACTGGCCAACGCGAGGTGATCGAGCGCGTACTCGATGGCCGCCACACGCTGGCGGTGATGCCGACCGGTGCGGGCAAATCGCTGTGTTACCAGTTGCCCGCGCTGCTGTTGCCCGGCAAGACCGTCGTGGTCTCGCCGCTGATCGCGCTGATGAAGGACCAATGCGAAACGCTGTGCGAGCGCGGCATCCAGGCCGTGCAGGTCAACAGCGCCATCGATGCCGAAACCCTGCACGCGGCTGAACGGGCCATTGCCGACGGTACCGCGCGCATTGTGCTGACCACCCCCGAGCGGCTCGCCGATGCGGCGTTCATGGCCTTGCTGCAGCGCCAGCCCACGAGCCTGCTGGCCGTGGACGAGGCCCATTGCATCTCGCAGTGGGGCCATGACTTCCGTCCCGCGTTCCTTGACATTGCGCCCGCCTTCCGAAAGCTCGGCAAACCCACAGTGCTGGCGCTCACCGCCACCGCGACCGACGCCGTCACCGCAGACATCCGCACGCAACTCGGCATTGCAGCGAGCGGCGTGATCAACACTGGCGCCTACCGCGCGAACCTGCACTATCGCGTCGAACAGGTCGCGCGCGAGGAAGACAAGCTCGCGCGGGTGCTGGCCCTGGTGGCAGGCGCCGAAGGCAGCGGGCTGGTCTACACGGCCACGGTGAAGGCCGCCGAGGCCGTGCACGCCGCGCTGGTGGCCGCCGGTGCCTCGGCGCTGATCTACCACGGCAAGTTGCCCGCGGCCGACCGCCACGCGGCGCAGGAAGCGTTCATGGACGGGCGCGTGCGCGTGATGGTGGCGACGAACGCTTTCGGCTTGGGCATCGACAAGCCCGACATCCGGTTCGTGCTGCACTACCAGATGCCGGCCGGGCTCGACGCGTATTACCAGGAATCGGGCCGTGCGGGCCGCGACGGGCTGGACGCGGACTGCACGCTGCTGTTCCTGCGCAGCGACAAGGCCGTACAGCAATTTTTCATGGGTGGACGTTATCCCGGCGAAGACGACGTTCGGGCTCTCTATGGCGCGCTGCAGGGCACGCCGCCGGATGCGCAGGACGGCTGGTCTCTGGCCCAACTGCAGCACAAGCTGCGCCGGCCGCTGAACAAGCTGCGGGTGGCCACAAGCCTGCTGCGCCGCCAGCGCATCGCTGCCGTCGACACGGGTGGCCACGTCTATCTGTTGAAGAAACACCTGGACGACGCTGGCCTGCTGGCCTTGATGACGGCCTACCGGGGCAAGCGCGAGCTCGACCAGGACGCGCTCGAAGGCATGGTCTTCTATGCCCAGACCGGCCAGTGCCGCTGGCGGGTGCTGCTGGCGCACCTGCAGGGCCGGGAAGACGCGGAGGATTGCGGAGGCTGCGACAACTGCCGCCGCATCGCCGAGGCCCGGGCCGGCCTGCAGGCCCAACTCGCCGAGCGTGCGGTCGAGACGGTGCAGACGCTGGCGACCGGGCCGGTGTTCAAGCCGGATGACGCGGTGAAGGTGAAGCGCTATGGCCGGGGCCGCGTGGTGGCAGCCGATGCGTCAACCGTGACTGTGGCCTTCGAGGAGGGGCCGCAGAGGGCGTTCCACCCCGACTACGTGTCGCCGGTGCGGCCGGCGTCGGCCCGCTCGCGCCGGAACACCACGAAGCTGTAG
- a CDS encoding dihydrofolate reductase, which yields MPIHLIFARARNGVIGANNTLPWHLPEDLAHFKRTTMGAPVIMGRKTWDSLPPRFRPLPGRQNVVLTRQAGWQADGAVRAGSVEEARAMFPAGVDAWVIGGADIYAQALPLADSAVVTEIDADFEGDAFAPLLAPPWREVSRETHRAASGLGYSFVVFRRERADAGRTGDT from the coding sequence ATGCCGATCCACTTGATCTTCGCGCGCGCGCGCAACGGCGTCATCGGCGCCAACAACACCCTGCCCTGGCACCTGCCCGAGGACCTGGCGCATTTCAAGCGCACCACCATGGGCGCGCCGGTCATCATGGGCCGCAAGACCTGGGACTCGCTGCCGCCACGGTTCCGCCCGCTGCCCGGACGCCAGAACGTGGTGCTCACGCGCCAGGCCGGCTGGCAGGCCGACGGCGCGGTGCGCGCCGGCTCGGTGGAAGAGGCGCGCGCGATGTTCCCCGCGGGCGTCGACGCCTGGGTGATCGGCGGTGCCGACATCTACGCGCAGGCGCTGCCGCTGGCGGACTCGGCGGTGGTGACGGAGATCGACGCCGACTTCGAAGGCGATGCCTTCGCGCCACTGTTGGCCCCGCCCTGGCGCGAGGTTTCGCGCGAGACGCACCGCGCCGCGAGCGGCCTGGGCTACAGCTTCGTGGTGTTCCGGCGCGAGCGGGCCGACGCCGGCCGCACCGGCGACACGTAG